A stretch of Heterodontus francisci isolate sHetFra1 chromosome 1, sHetFra1.hap1, whole genome shotgun sequence DNA encodes these proteins:
- the LOC137369304 gene encoding large ribosomal subunit protein uL23-like, translating to MFRESAKGGSCFPYVCTELCIKGQIVYHCGPKVRRQPKYPRKSAPRRNKLDHYAIIKFPLTTESAMKKFEDNNTLVFIVDIKANKHQIKQAVKKLYDIDVAKVNTLVRPDGEKKAYVRLAPDYDALDVANKIGII from the coding sequence ATGTTTcgtgagtcagccaaaggtggtagctgctttccctatgtgtgtactgagctctgcattaagggacagattgtgtatcactgtggacccaaggtgagAAGGCAACCCAAGTACCCCAGAAAGAGTGCTCCCAGGAGGAACAAATTGGACCATTATGCTATCATTAAGTTCCCTCTGACCACTGAGTCTGCTATGAAGAAATTTGAGGACAACAATACTTTGGTTTTCATTGTTGACATCAAGGCCAATAAACACCAGATTAAACAGGCTGTCAAGAAACTGTATGATATTGATGTAGCAAAAGTCAACACTCTTGTAAGGCCTGACGGTGAGAAGAAAGCATACGTCCGTCTAGCCCCAGACTACGATGCATTGGATGTTGCGAATAAGATTGGCATCATCTAA